One segment of Streptomyces sp. NA02950 DNA contains the following:
- a CDS encoding RRQRL motif-containing zinc-binding protein, producing the protein MRLYDPTGKRYGVPTYPWGLAPDGLATRRQLRARGLRPGGQGIAAQLMWSSRSYGRRVRTAYLYRLDLAKPVRPMTAAKWAALAMANAARRFCPQCQRDAGYTLPTSLGVCAPCAAAQALAA; encoded by the coding sequence TTGAGGTTGTACGACCCCACCGGCAAGCGGTACGGCGTCCCCACCTACCCATGGGGCCTCGCGCCCGATGGTCTGGCCACCCGTCGGCAATTGCGCGCCAGGGGGCTGCGGCCGGGCGGACAAGGGATCGCCGCGCAACTCATGTGGTCCTCCCGCAGCTACGGCCGTCGGGTGCGAACCGCGTACCTGTACCGCCTCGACCTCGCCAAGCCCGTACGGCCCATGACAGCGGCGAAATGGGCCGCGCTGGCCATGGCGAACGCCGCCCGCCGCTTCTGCCCGCAGTGTCAGCGCGACGCGGGCTACACCCTCCCCACCTCACTTGGGGTCTGCGCGCCGTGCGCTGCTGCTCAAGCACTCGCCGCATAA
- a CDS encoding cell division protein FtsK — protein MNHPDDENEFFDRLEAEIAADSSPDSGGEVVDFSKARSARAESANPATRPDADASPDSEPTESTTPDADRSGDSRDGESDDASAVMVDSPAPAGPGLMDRLRAGQRREVIPAWATSKPEFVNAIGWLGGYAWHTTAFHAVRLPWYSIRLAFRAPAGLAKFVGGTLRWVADTEGEPLRQVAARRENVEEYLKLSRQRDHRVKLRGILLLLGLIVGPVLAIVLFVLAPTWLEVLALALLTAGFGFLGAPSDKPVISRAVVTTEVERLTSGIVERALGALGIAEINKALAKGGEGIKFPAPITRDGPGWRADVDLPYGVTVPDILDRREKLASGLRRPLGCVWPEPVADEHAGRMMLWVGDRALNKVPSPPWPLAKSGAASLFKPLPFGTDQRGRNVDLTLMYDNVLIGAMPGMGKTFSLRTPLLAAALDPIAELLIWELKGTGDLDPLKKVAADYGSGPDDDTAAAALDSIRYVYKDLERRAKVISSLPKDKCPENKVIPSLAANRSLGLHPLVLAIDECQELFSHEKYGKEAGSLCTAIIKRGRALGVILLLATQRPDKESLPPAISANVGTRFCLRVMGQIENDMILGTSMYKNGIRATSFTRSDKGIGYLVGAADDPQIVRGYYLDNPAADAICERARKARIDAGTLRGIAAGETPERREAVDPLLEDILAVVPADEAKPWNDVTVDRLAELRPEKYGAWGEMAPADKARQLTTALKPYGVATGQVARRINGKTVNRTGFERAHIITAIAERDRNRDAG, from the coding sequence GTGAACCACCCTGACGACGAGAACGAATTCTTCGACCGACTCGAAGCCGAGATAGCCGCCGACTCCTCACCCGACTCTGGGGGTGAGGTAGTCGACTTCAGCAAGGCCCGATCGGCCCGTGCCGAGTCGGCCAACCCCGCCACCCGACCCGACGCCGACGCGTCGCCCGACTCCGAGCCGACCGAGTCGACTACTCCGGACGCCGACCGGTCGGGCGACTCGCGAGACGGTGAGTCAGACGATGCGTCGGCCGTGATGGTCGACAGCCCGGCCCCGGCCGGTCCGGGCCTGATGGACCGGCTCAGGGCCGGGCAGCGGCGCGAGGTGATCCCGGCGTGGGCGACATCCAAGCCGGAGTTCGTCAACGCCATCGGCTGGCTCGGTGGCTACGCCTGGCACACCACCGCCTTCCACGCGGTGCGCCTGCCCTGGTACTCCATCCGACTCGCTTTCCGGGCCCCGGCCGGGCTGGCGAAGTTCGTCGGCGGCACCCTGCGGTGGGTCGCCGACACCGAGGGGGAGCCGCTGCGTCAGGTCGCCGCCCGACGCGAGAACGTCGAGGAGTACCTGAAGCTCTCGCGGCAGCGCGACCACCGGGTCAAGCTGCGCGGCATCCTCCTGCTGCTCGGCCTGATCGTCGGCCCGGTGCTCGCCATCGTGCTGTTCGTACTCGCCCCCACCTGGCTGGAGGTGCTGGCGCTGGCACTGCTGACAGCCGGATTCGGCTTCCTGGGCGCCCCCTCCGACAAGCCCGTCATCTCCCGCGCGGTGGTGACGACCGAGGTGGAACGACTCACCTCCGGCATCGTGGAACGTGCCCTGGGAGCCCTGGGCATTGCCGAGATCAACAAGGCACTCGCCAAGGGCGGGGAGGGCATCAAGTTTCCCGCCCCGATCACCCGGGATGGCCCCGGCTGGCGCGCGGATGTCGACTTGCCGTACGGCGTGACCGTCCCCGACATCCTCGACCGGCGCGAAAAGCTCGCGTCCGGCCTGCGCCGCCCGCTGGGGTGCGTGTGGCCGGAGCCGGTCGCCGACGAGCACGCCGGGCGGATGATGCTGTGGGTGGGCGACCGGGCGCTGAACAAGGTGCCCTCGCCGCCGTGGCCCCTGGCCAAGTCGGGCGCTGCGTCGCTGTTCAAGCCGCTGCCGTTCGGCACCGATCAGCGCGGCCGGAACGTCGACCTGACGCTGATGTACGACAACGTCCTGATCGGCGCCATGCCCGGCATGGGCAAGACGTTCTCCCTGCGGACCCCGCTGCTTGCCGCCGCCCTGGATCCCATTGCTGAGCTGCTGATCTGGGAACTGAAGGGCACCGGTGACCTGGACCCGCTGAAGAAGGTGGCAGCCGACTACGGCTCCGGCCCGGACGACGACACCGCCGCGGCGGCGCTGGATTCGATCCGCTACGTCTACAAGGACCTGGAGCGCCGGGCCAAGGTCATCAGCTCTCTGCCCAAGGACAAGTGCCCGGAGAACAAGGTCATCCCGTCCCTGGCCGCGAACCGCTCCCTCGGGCTGCACCCGCTGGTGCTCGCGATTGACGAGTGCCAGGAGCTGTTCAGCCACGAGAAGTACGGCAAAGAGGCCGGGTCGCTGTGCACGGCCATCATCAAGCGCGGCCGGGCGCTCGGGGTGATCCTGCTGCTGGCCACACAGCGCCCGGACAAGGAATCGCTGCCCCCGGCCATCAGCGCGAACGTGGGCACGCGGTTCTGCCTGCGAGTCATGGGCCAGATCGAGAACGACATGATCCTGGGCACCTCGATGTACAAGAACGGCATCCGCGCCACCTCGTTCACCAGGTCCGACAAGGGCATCGGCTACCTGGTCGGCGCGGCCGACGACCCGCAGATCGTGCGCGGCTACTACCTCGACAACCCGGCCGCTGACGCCATCTGCGAGCGCGCCCGCAAGGCCCGTATCGACGCGGGCACGCTGCGCGGCATCGCCGCAGGGGAGACTCCCGAGCGGCGCGAGGCTGTGGATCCGCTGCTTGAGGACATCCTCGCCGTCGTCCCGGCGGATGAGGCCAAGCCGTGGAACGACGTCACCGTCGACCGGCTCGCCGAGCTGAGGCCGGAGAAGTACGGCGCATGGGGCGAGATGGCCCCGGCGGACAAGGCGCGGCAGCTGACCACCGCGCTCAAGCCGTACGGCGTGGCCACCGGACAGGTGGCCCGGCGGATCAACGGCAAGACCGTCAACCGGACCGGCTTCGAGCGCGCCCACATCATCACCGCGATTGCGGAGCGTGACCGAAACCGCGACGCGGGCTGA
- a CDS encoding bifunctional DNA primase/polymerase yields the protein MPQPARPAQMASALDAAARGWHVFPVIPGDKRPAVRAWEERATTDTARIERCWEHAPYNVGIATGPSGLVVLDLDTPKGEQDTPPAEWAAPGIATGEDVLSVVCEQHAQPYPHQTHTVRTGRGGTHLYLTAPAGAEMRNTAGKLGWKVDTRAAGGYVVGAGSIVNGRAYTVIHDASAAPLPRWLAELLRPAPLPPQQPVTVPLATDRHGAYLRRAVKDELARVTRSPDDGHNTALYLASVALGQLVAGGELAEHDVTEWLAAAAAQVGQSDREARRTIASGLRAGAKRPRQVAA from the coding sequence ATGCCCCAACCCGCACGTCCCGCACAGATGGCCTCGGCGCTGGACGCCGCCGCCCGCGGTTGGCACGTTTTCCCGGTCATTCCTGGTGACAAGCGCCCGGCGGTGCGCGCGTGGGAGGAACGCGCGACCACCGACACCGCGCGCATCGAACGCTGCTGGGAGCACGCCCCCTACAACGTCGGCATTGCCACCGGCCCGTCCGGGCTGGTCGTGCTCGACCTCGACACCCCCAAGGGGGAGCAGGACACCCCGCCGGCCGAATGGGCGGCCCCGGGTATCGCGACTGGGGAAGACGTGCTGAGCGTCGTGTGCGAGCAGCACGCGCAGCCCTACCCGCACCAGACGCACACCGTCCGCACCGGGCGTGGCGGCACCCATCTGTACCTGACCGCCCCGGCCGGGGCGGAGATGCGGAACACGGCGGGCAAGCTCGGCTGGAAGGTGGACACCCGCGCGGCGGGCGGCTACGTCGTCGGTGCGGGCAGCATCGTCAACGGCCGCGCGTACACCGTCATCCATGACGCCTCGGCGGCCCCGCTCCCGCGCTGGCTGGCGGAGCTGCTGCGCCCGGCCCCGCTGCCCCCGCAGCAGCCCGTTACCGTCCCGCTCGCGACCGACCGCCACGGTGCCTACCTCCGCCGCGCGGTCAAGGACGAACTGGCCAGGGTCACCCGCTCCCCAGACGACGGCCACAACACCGCGCTGTACCTCGCGTCCGTCGCTCTCGGGCAGCTCGTCGCCGGAGGCGAGCTGGCGGAGCACGACGTGACCGAATGGCTCGCTGCGGCTGCCGCCCAAGTCGGCCAGAGCGACCGCGAGGCACGGCGCACCATCGCGTCCGGTCTGCGGGCCGGTGCCAAGCGGCCCCGGCAGGTGGCGGCATGA
- a CDS encoding AAA family ATPase, whose amino-acid sequence MTNPIPPLHLYSVPREPAPDQPPPLPRPRTAWTADQLMATEFPEPRWAVPGILSEGVNLLAGPPKVGKSWMSLGLGLSVAAGGKAFDSVPVDGGPVLYLALEDTPRRLQTRMGKLLGGQPAPAGLTLVTECPPLPQGGNEAIAGWLDRNPDARMVVIDVFAKMRGASVPGASAYDADYAAVGHAKRLADHYGVAVVLVHHVRKAGSDDFLTEVSGTNGLAGAADATLVLKRARGQADGVLHVTGRDVDEAEYALSFQPASGAWHLLDGPVTDHTIGDTRASILRAVRANPGAKPKEIAEATGVEIGLVRKTCTRMADDCQLRRDSGGAYFAPGAGTEEGQA is encoded by the coding sequence ATGACCAACCCCATCCCGCCGCTTCACCTGTACTCCGTCCCCCGCGAGCCCGCCCCCGACCAGCCGCCCCCGCTGCCAAGGCCGCGCACCGCGTGGACCGCCGATCAACTCATGGCAACCGAGTTCCCCGAACCCCGGTGGGCCGTGCCCGGCATTCTCTCCGAGGGCGTGAACCTCCTCGCCGGACCGCCGAAGGTGGGCAAGTCCTGGATGTCCCTCGGTTTGGGCCTGTCCGTCGCCGCCGGAGGCAAGGCGTTCGACAGCGTGCCCGTCGACGGCGGCCCCGTGCTCTACCTCGCCCTGGAGGACACCCCGCGTCGCCTCCAGACCCGTATGGGCAAGCTGCTGGGCGGTCAGCCCGCCCCGGCTGGGCTGACTCTGGTCACCGAGTGCCCGCCGCTTCCCCAGGGCGGGAACGAGGCCATCGCTGGATGGCTCGACCGCAACCCGGACGCCCGCATGGTTGTCATCGACGTGTTCGCCAAGATGCGCGGCGCCTCCGTTCCCGGAGCCTCCGCGTATGACGCCGATTACGCCGCTGTCGGCCATGCCAAGCGGCTCGCGGACCATTACGGCGTGGCCGTCGTCTTGGTGCACCACGTCCGCAAGGCAGGCTCCGACGACTTTCTGACCGAAGTCTCCGGGACCAACGGCCTTGCGGGGGCGGCAGACGCCACGCTCGTGCTCAAGCGCGCCCGAGGGCAGGCAGACGGAGTTCTGCACGTCACCGGCCGCGACGTGGACGAAGCCGAATACGCGCTCTCCTTCCAACCCGCCTCCGGCGCCTGGCACCTGCTGGACGGGCCCGTCACCGACCACACCATCGGCGACACCCGCGCCAGCATCCTCCGAGCGGTCCGCGCCAACCCCGGCGCCAAGCCCAAGGAGATCGCGGAGGCGACCGGCGTTGAGATCGGTCTTGTCCGCAAGACCTGCACCCGCATGGCCGACGACTGCCAGCTCAGGCGTGACTCGGGCGGGGCCTACTTCGCCCCCGGAGCCGGGACAGAGGAGGGGCAGGCATGA
- a CDS encoding excisionase family DNA-binding protein has protein sequence MSRPDEATNPEPEFDPTLVLLTVEEAARRLRIGRTYCYRLIRTGELESVPVGRLRRVPVDAVPEYAARLRKSNRNRTAA, from the coding sequence CTGTCCCGGCCGGACGAGGCCACCAACCCAGAGCCTGAGTTCGATCCCACATTGGTCCTGCTCACCGTCGAGGAAGCCGCCCGGCGCCTCCGTATCGGCCGTACCTACTGCTACCGCCTCATCAGGACGGGAGAGCTTGAGTCCGTGCCTGTCGGCCGTCTGCGCAGGGTCCCGGTCGATGCCGTGCCCGAGTACGCCGCACGGCTCCGGAAGTCCAACCGCAACCGCACCGCCGCTTGA